The genome window AGTTGACCGTAACCCGTGCGATGGAGATCGAGCGCCTGCAGCGCGAGAATGCCCAACTGCGCGAACACGGGCTCACTGAAATCGAGCCCGGCGGTCGCAGCAGCCTGATGCAGCATCTTCGCGAACAGTCGCAACGGATCGCCGAGCACGAAACATGGGTGCTGCTCACCGGTGAACCGGGCACCGGCAAAGAGACATTGGCACGCTACATTCATGCGCATAGTCCGCGCCGCACCGGACCTTTCATCGTCGTAGGCGTCGGCTCCATCGCCCGTGAAAATTCAGCAACCGAATTGTTCGGCAGCGAGGAAGGCGAGGTCATCCACTACGGTCGTCTCGAGCAGGCCAACGGCGGCACCCTGTTTCTCGATGAAATCGCCGACATGGATCCGGAAACCCAGGCGCGATTGGTGAGCGCGCTGGAGACGCGCTCGTTCTTGCGCGTTGGAGGTAATTCGCCGGTCAACGTCAACGTGCGCATCATTGCCGCAACGCATCGCGATTTGGAGCAGGACGTGCGAGTGGGGCACTTTCGTGAAGATCTCTACTACCATCTCAATGTGGTGCCGCTCGAGGTTCCGCCGCTGCGCGAACATTGTGAGGATGTGCCCGAATTATTGACGTTTTACGTGGATTATTTCGTTACCCGCGAGAATCTGCCCTACCGGCGGTTCTCCACGGCAGCGCAGAACCGCTTGCGCAATCACACCTGGCCCGGCAACATCCGCGAACTGAAGAATCTCGTACAGCGGCTGTTGATACTGGGCAGCGGCGAGGAGATCGGGCCCGATGAGGTGAGCGCGGCCTTGGGTGCCCAACCGGTGGTGCAGGTGGTCACGCAGACGGGTGGGGCGGTCGTCGATTTTGAACTGCCGCTGCGCGAGGCGCGCGAGCAGTTCGAGCGCAGTTACCTGGAGCATCATCTGCAACAAGTCGGCGGCAGCATTGCCCAGCTCGCGACCTTGGTTGGAATGGAGCGCACGCATCTCTATCGCAAACTGCGGGGATTGGGGATCAGCACGCGTCAAACCG of Pseudomonadota bacterium contains these proteins:
- a CDS encoding sigma-54-dependent Fis family transcriptional regulator; protein product: MSRPHILVVDDEPDIRQLLQEILEDEGYEVEVADCAESARSSLRTRRPDLILLDIWMPDLDGVSLLKEWSEEDGLPCPVIMMSGHGTVETAVEATRLGAYDYIEKPLSIAKLQLTVTRAMEIERLQRENAQLREHGLTEIEPGGRSSLMQHLREQSQRIAEHETWVLLTGEPGTGKETLARYIHAHSPRRTGPFIVVGVGSIARENSATELFGSEEGEVIHYGRLEQANGGTLFLDEIADMDPETQARLVSALETRSFLRVGGNSPVNVNVRIIAATHRDLEQDVRVGHFREDLYYHLNVVPLEVPPLREHCEDVPELLTFYVDYFVTRENLPYRRFSTAAQNRLRNHTWPGNIRELKNLVQRLLILGSGEEIGPDEVSAALGAQPVVQVVTQTGGAVVDFELPLREAREQFERSYLEHHLQQVGGSIAQLATLVGMERTHLYRKLRGLGISTRQTAAEK